DNA from Aliarcobacter skirrowii CCUG 10374:
GCATCTGTTAAATCTTCTAAATCTTCAAGTGTTTTAGCACCTTTTTCCTTTATTGCATATATTAATTCGCCAAGACTTACCTGCTTACAATCACAAACAATAAATGAGTGAGGAAATTTTTTTGCCATTAAATACCTCTTTGTTTTTTAATAATTTCATAAGCTTCATTTATCTCTTGCAGTTTTTTTGTAGCTTCATCTATAATATTTTGTGATGCACCCTGCCCTGTAATAATATCTGGATGATATTTTTTTACTAAATTTCTGTAATTTTTCTTTAAAGTTGAATCATCATCATTTGGATTTGATTTTAAAATCTCATAAGCTTTTTCTAGTGATAGTGCTTTTTCATTTGCTCTATTTTTATAAAAATTCTCAAAATTTGATATTAAATTAAAATAATCTTTTGAATCTATTTTTAAAGCCTGAGCAATATCTTCAGTTATCTCTTGCTCTTGTTTTGAAAAATCACCATCTATAAATGCAAGATTTAACATATATTCAAGATATTTAACTCTTTTATTATAGTCATGTTTTGTAAGAGTAAATAATCTATTACAAATAGTTATTAAATTTTGAAAATTATCTTTTTCACTATCATAAAGCTTTTTTAAGCCATCTCTTACCTCTTGTGAATTTTCAAAATGAGTTGAAATATCAGTAAATGTATGTTTTAAAATCTCAGCTTCAAGCTCACCTACTTTTCCATCTGCTTTTGCAACTTTTGCCATAAGTGCAACTAAAAGACCAGCTTCATGATTTAATAAATCACCTCTAAAAATCTCTTTTTGATTTAAATTTATATTTTTAAACTCTTCAGTTTTATAATTTTTTCCAATAATAAATAAAATTGCAATAACAACTGCTAAAACTATTAATTCCATTATCTTCCTATTTATTTAAATTTTGGGATAAATTTTATCAAAATTACTCTAAGAATTTAT
Protein-coding regions in this window:
- a CDS encoding TerB family tellurite resistance protein, translated to MELIVLAVVIAILFIIGKNYKTEEFKNINLNQKEIFRGDLLNHEAGLLVALMAKVAKADGKVGELEAEILKHTFTDISTHFENSQEVRDGLKKLYDSEKDNFQNLITICNRLFTLTKHDYNKRVKYLEYMLNLAFIDGDFSKQEQEITEDIAQALKIDSKDYFNLISNFENFYKNRANEKALSLEKAYEILKSNPNDDDSTLKKNYRNLVKKYHPDIITGQGASQNIIDEATKKLQEINEAYEIIKKQRGI
- a CDS encoding (2Fe-2S)-binding protein, translated to MAKKFPHSFIVCDCKQVSLGELIYAIKEKGAKTLEDLEDLTDAGSSCGCCKSSECDIGEQKMELYLDEILKKFNKE